One part of the Acidobacteriota bacterium genome encodes these proteins:
- a CDS encoding aminopeptidase P family protein, with product MKKKGISVSTLFLLLVIAGSAFAQDRHYYQTDFPKEEFAARRAKLFERIGKNAIALIQGAKGTGDFNVFRQSNEFYYLSGLETPHAYLLLDGRNQKTTVYLPHRDAGRELNEGKILSAEDGELIKELTGIDQVRSIESLSLDLVGKGLLRPPAPILYTPLSPAEIGTDSRDELLNEQARVSSNPWDGLPSREARFRELLSLRVPQFEVRDLSPILDGLRNIKSKSEIELIRKATEIAGLAIIEAMRSTEPAVYEYQLDAAAKYIFYLHGARGDGYASIIGGGSNGYMGHYFRKADKLKDGDLVLMDYAPDYRYYTSDVTRCGRSMANTLRDNVL from the coding sequence ATGAAAAAAAAAGGAATTAGCGTCTCGACTTTGTTCCTGCTCTTGGTGATAGCCGGCAGCGCATTTGCACAAGACCGGCACTACTATCAAACGGATTTTCCAAAAGAGGAGTTCGCCGCACGGCGAGCGAAACTTTTTGAGAGGATCGGCAAAAATGCAATTGCCTTAATTCAGGGAGCGAAGGGCACCGGTGATTTTAATGTATTTCGACAATCGAACGAATTCTATTATCTCAGCGGTCTTGAAACGCCGCACGCATATCTTCTGCTTGACGGACGCAACCAAAAAACAACCGTTTATCTTCCGCACCGGGATGCCGGCCGAGAGCTTAACGAGGGAAAGATCCTTTCTGCCGAGGACGGCGAGCTGATCAAAGAGCTTACTGGTATCGACCAAGTGCGCAGTATTGAGTCCTTGTCGCTTGATCTGGTCGGAAAAGGTCTGCTAAGACCGCCGGCACCAATACTCTACACGCCGCTGAGTCCGGCAGAGATCGGGACCGACAGTCGCGATGAGCTGTTAAATGAACAAGCCCGAGTTTCATCAAATCCGTGGGACGGACTGCCCTCGCGAGAGGCTCGCTTTCGGGAATTATTGAGTCTACGTGTGCCGCAGTTTGAGGTTCGCGATCTTTCGCCTATTCTGGACGGTCTCCGAAACATAAAATCAAAAAGCGAGATCGAACTTATTCGAAAAGCAACTGAGATTGCCGGCCTGGCTATCATCGAGGCGATGCGATCGACCGAACCGGCAGTATATGAATATCAGCTTGATGCCGCTGCAAAGTACATTTTTTACCTTCACGGCGCGCGTGGTGACGGCTATGCCTCGATCATCGGCGGCGGCAGCAATGGCTATATGGGGCATTATTTCAGGAAGGCTGACAAGCTTAAAGACGGCGATCTGGTATTGATGGATTACGCGCCGGACTATCGTTATTACACCAGCGATGTGACGCGATGTGGCCGGTCAATGGCAAATACACTAAGGGACAACGTGCTCTGA
- a CDS encoding TGS domain-containing protein, producing MSELNIKFGDQQRSIPSPATVLDAIKVFDRDVLKKSLAAKVNGEEVDLNAELVQTDEVLSIEPITVDTRDGLEVLRHSTAHLLAAALLDLYPGTKLGVGPALMEDPRYGFYYDVIAPQTLTEADLPVIEKKCGDGKA from the coding sequence ATGAGCGAACTGAACATAAAATTTGGGGACCAGCAACGGTCGATCCCTTCGCCCGCGACCGTTTTGGACGCGATCAAGGTGTTTGACCGCGATGTGCTAAAAAAATCGCTTGCCGCTAAAGTTAACGGTGAGGAAGTCGATCTGAATGCCGAACTCGTCCAAACCGACGAAGTTCTCTCGATCGAACCCATCACCGTCGATACACGCGACGGCCTCGAAGTCCTGCGTCATTCGACCGCTCATCTTCTCGCTGCTGCTCTATTAGATCTCTATCCCGGAACCAAGCTCGGCGTTGGCCCGGCTTTAATGGAAGATCCACGATACGGTTTCTATTACGATGTCATCGCTCCGCAGACTCTGACCGAGGCCGATCTGCCAGTCATCGAGAAAAAATGCGGAGATGGCAAAGCGTGA
- the thrS gene encoding threonine--tRNA ligase produces MQRIYGTAFAKQEELDAWLLQREEAEKRDHRKLGRELDLFSISDEYGAGLILWHPKGGIVRMEMERLLREELEQRGYSFVFTPHIAKRNLWVTSGHEGNYSDSMYAPTSIEDEEYRLKPMNCPFHIGIYKASPKSYRDLPQRYSEMGTVYRAELSGTLHGLMRVRGFSVDDAHLFVRPDQVHAEVADCLDFAIKVFDTYGFDKVKFELSVRGGAENKGYLGSDEDWAAAEDQLASALKERDISYERIEGEAAFYGPKIDIKIEDAIGRIWQLGTIQLDFNLPERFELEYTGDDNLKHRPFMIHRALFGSIERFFGVLIEHYAGAFPLWLAPVQVTVLPITDRINDYADGIAAKLRSAGFRVESNTKSDKIGAKIRDAQMQKIPYMLILGDQELENGQVAVRERKQGDIGGCRWKSSH; encoded by the coding sequence ATGCAGCGTATATACGGAACCGCATTTGCCAAACAGGAAGAACTTGATGCTTGGCTCTTGCAGCGAGAAGAAGCTGAAAAACGCGATCACCGTAAACTCGGCCGAGAACTCGACCTCTTCTCGATCTCCGACGAATACGGTGCCGGCCTTATCCTTTGGCACCCAAAAGGCGGTATTGTCCGCATGGAGATGGAGCGTCTGCTCCGCGAAGAGCTTGAGCAGCGTGGTTACAGCTTTGTGTTCACGCCGCACATCGCCAAACGCAATCTTTGGGTGACGAGCGGCCACGAGGGCAACTACTCTGATTCGATGTACGCACCGACCAGCATCGAGGACGAAGAATATCGCCTCAAGCCGATGAACTGCCCGTTTCACATCGGTATTTATAAGGCTTCGCCGAAATCATACCGCGATCTGCCGCAGCGATATTCCGAAATGGGCACCGTTTACCGTGCCGAACTCTCGGGAACGCTTCACGGTCTGATGCGTGTACGCGGATTTTCGGTCGATGATGCTCATCTATTTGTGCGGCCTGATCAGGTTCATGCCGAAGTTGCTGATTGTCTCGATTTTGCGATCAAAGTATTTGATACCTACGGATTCGACAAGGTAAAATTCGAGCTTTCCGTTCGCGGCGGTGCTGAAAACAAAGGTTATCTCGGCAGCGACGAAGATTGGGCCGCAGCCGAAGATCAACTCGCGAGTGCTTTAAAAGAACGTGATATTTCGTACGAACGGATCGAAGGCGAAGCCGCTTTTTACGGTCCCAAGATCGATATCAAGATCGAAGACGCCATCGGCCGCATCTGGCAGCTCGGCACCATTCAGCTTGATTTCAATCTGCCTGAGCGTTTTGAGCTGGAATATACCGGTGATGACAACCTAAAACACCGTCCGTTTATGATCCATCGGGCGCTGTTCGGTTCGATCGAAAGGTTTTTTGGTGTGCTGATCGAACACTACGCCGGAGCGTTCCCGTTATGGCTTGCACCGGTGCAGGTCACGGTGTTGCCGATCACTGATCGAATCAATGATTATGCTGACGGCATTGCCGCGAAGTTACGTTCAGCCGGATTTCGTGTAGAATCGAACACGAAATCTGATAAGATAGGCGCGAAAATTCGCGACGCTCAAATGCAAAAGATTCCGTACATGCTGATCCTCGGCGATCAGGAGCTTGAAAATGGCCAAGTTGCCGTTCGCGAGCGAAAGCAGGGTGACATCGGCGGATGTCGTTGGAAGAGTTCACATTGA
- a CDS encoding M1 family metallopeptidase — protein MKHLIKLFSISLLLMIGLPLAAKASWDTYPKNPGIDVINYTFRIVLSDTTDEITAEATVDVVFLDNGIPELRLDLIKASTEMAGKGMSVSGVTADGTPALFRHQDNALFIKLPAISKANQRGKFTIAYKGIPATGLKIANNKYGERTFFSDNWPDKGRNWLPTVDHPSDKAVCEFIVTAPSHYQVVSNGLKVEETDLPNDLRRTHWKQSVPIASWLYVLGVARFAVQYVDEFQGRSIQTWVYHQDRDAGFYDFDVVTKKALAFYSDAVGPFSYEKLANIQSNSVSGGMEAASAILYSENSVSGDRSIRWRNVVIHEIAHQWFGNAVTEKDWDEIWLSEGFATYFTLLFIEHQYGRDEFVEGLRSSKKSVDAFYLKNPQYRLVHDNLKDMNDVTTSQIYQKGSWTLHMLRGVVGTENFWKGIKIYYHKYRDGHATVGDFRHVMEEVAGKDLSGFFEQWLYKPGTLKYAGTWRFDAGEKQINIKLDQVQTDGSLFKMPIEIAVYYPGQAKPQMKTVQANAKSNEFLIKVTGEPEKVVLDPNIWILMDSDLKRVE, from the coding sequence ATGAAACATCTGATCAAACTTTTTTCGATTTCCCTGCTGCTGATGATAGGTTTACCATTGGCGGCTAAAGCGTCTTGGGATACGTATCCAAAAAATCCGGGCATTGATGTTATCAACTACACTTTCCGGATCGTTCTCTCCGATACAACCGATGAAATTACTGCAGAAGCAACGGTGGACGTCGTTTTCCTTGATAACGGTATTCCGGAACTGAGGCTCGACTTGATCAAAGCGTCTACTGAAATGGCGGGCAAAGGGATGAGCGTCAGCGGTGTTACCGCTGACGGGACGCCTGCCTTATTTCGCCATCAGGACAATGCACTTTTCATCAAACTGCCTGCCATTTCAAAAGCGAACCAACGTGGGAAATTCACGATCGCATATAAGGGGATCCCGGCTACCGGCCTAAAGATCGCCAATAATAAATACGGGGAACGCACATTTTTTAGCGACAACTGGCCGGACAAAGGACGCAATTGGCTGCCGACGGTAGACCATCCTTCGGATAAGGCCGTGTGTGAATTTATCGTCACTGCACCTAGTCATTACCAAGTTGTTTCAAATGGTCTGAAGGTCGAAGAGACGGATCTTCCGAACGATCTCCGCCGCACTCATTGGAAACAGTCGGTGCCGATCGCCTCATGGCTTTATGTGCTTGGCGTCGCCCGTTTTGCGGTTCAATATGTTGACGAATTCCAAGGCCGATCGATCCAGACTTGGGTCTATCATCAGGATCGTGACGCCGGCTTTTACGATTTCGACGTCGTCACTAAAAAGGCATTGGCCTTCTACAGCGACGCCGTTGGACCGTTTTCTTATGAAAAGCTTGCGAACATCCAGTCCAACAGCGTTAGCGGCGGCATGGAAGCCGCATCTGCGATCCTTTACAGCGAAAATTCAGTTTCGGGCGACCGATCGATTCGCTGGCGTAACGTCGTCATCCATGAGATCGCTCATCAATGGTTCGGCAACGCTGTGACCGAAAAGGATTGGGATGAGATCTGGTTAAGCGAAGGATTCGCCACCTACTTCACATTGCTCTTTATCGAACACCAATATGGACGCGATGAATTTGTCGAAGGCCTACGTTCAAGCAAAAAGTCGGTTGATGCTTTCTATTTGAAAAACCCGCAGTACCGGCTTGTTCACGACAATCTTAAGGACATGAACGACGTGACGACGAGCCAAATCTATCAAAAAGGAAGCTGGACTCTGCATATGCTGCGGGGCGTAGTTGGCACGGAGAACTTCTGGAAAGGGATCAAGATCTATTACCACAAATATCGCGACGGTCACGCGACGGTTGGCGATTTTCGTCATGTGATGGAAGAGGTTGCGGGCAAAGACCTTTCAGGCTTCTTTGAACAATGGCTATACAAACCCGGAACTTTGAAATATGCCGGTACCTGGCGCTTTGACGCAGGGGAAAAACAGATCAACATCAAATTGGATCAGGTACAAACCGACGGCAGCTTGTTCAAAATGCCGATCGAAATAGCCGTCTATTATCCCGGCCAGGCAAAGCCGCAGATGAAGACAGTTCAGGCCAATGCCAAGTCAAACGAGTTTTTGATCAAAGTGACCGGCGAACCCGAGAAAGTTGTTCTTGATCCCAACATCTGGATCCTGATGGATTCTGATCTTAAAAGGGTTGAGTAG
- a CDS encoding formimidoylglutamase: MSDIFTQTTRPDRDLFFSRSDKNDPRMGEVVRSEPEYYASADIVIFGCPQDEGIRRIGGRIGSAAAPDAIREQFYQLTPFNIKRAVFDLGDVKIGSTLEETHASHAAVIEKLLRDGKRIIVLGGGNDVSYPDGVAMAEVYGSKMWIGVHVDSHLDIRIAEQSNCGTPYRQLLDEGRLLPQYFYEVGYQAHFCSPVYYEFLRDNHVHRISLELLRSRAEADIELKDQIRQNFIGHSTSLNTFFSFDLGVVRSADAPGTSAPSPLGLRAGEFIQLVKYAASLANTKIIEFSEVNPTYDVDNRTTKLVAIGMHRFCSGVA, from the coding sequence ATGAGCGACATTTTCACACAAACGACGCGACCCGACCGCGACCTGTTTTTTAGTCGAAGCGACAAGAATGACCCGCGAATGGGCGAGGTCGTGCGTTCCGAGCCTGAATATTACGCATCAGCCGACATTGTCATCTTTGGATGTCCCCAAGACGAAGGGATCCGGCGGATCGGCGGCCGTATCGGTTCAGCCGCTGCCCCGGATGCTATCCGCGAACAGTTTTACCAGCTAACACCGTTCAACATTAAGAGAGCCGTATTCGACCTCGGAGACGTGAAGATCGGCTCTACGCTTGAGGAAACGCACGCGAGCCATGCCGCGGTCATCGAAAAGCTCTTACGTGACGGGAAACGGATCATTGTTCTTGGCGGCGGAAACGACGTTTCATATCCCGACGGGGTCGCGATGGCAGAGGTCTATGGCTCTAAAATGTGGATCGGCGTGCATGTTGATTCGCACCTCGATATTCGTATCGCCGAACAGTCAAATTGCGGGACACCGTATAGACAGCTCTTGGACGAGGGCCGCCTTTTACCGCAATACTTTTACGAGGTTGGATACCAAGCGCATTTTTGTTCGCCGGTCTATTACGAATTTCTCCGTGACAATCACGTGCATCGCATAAGTCTCGAACTTCTCCGTTCGCGCGCTGAGGCAGATATCGAATTAAAGGATCAAATCAGGCAAAATTTCATTGGCCACAGCACGTCGCTTAATACTTTCTTTAGCTTTGATCTCGGCGTCGTGCGATCAGCCGATGCACCGGGAACATCGGCACCGTCGCCGTTAGGCCTTCGAGCCGGCGAGTTCATCCAATTGGTCAAATATGCCGCATCGCTTGCGAATACAAAGATCATCGAATTCAGCGAGGTCAACCCAACGTATGATGTAGACAACCGAACAACTAAATTGGTTGCGATCGGAATGCACCGATTTTGTTCGGGCGTTGCATAG
- the hutU gene encoding urocanate hydratase, with the protein MKRAIHAPTDTDLSCKNWLIEAAYRMIQNNLDPDVAFDPDNLIVYGGRGKAARNWESYDAILRCLRELNEDETLMVQSGKPVGVFRSHTDAPRVLIANTNIVPHWATQEQFDQYERDGLMMYGQMTAGSWIYIGTQGILQGTYETFGSLARQHGWGTLAGKLVLTAGLGEMGGAQAQAITFNGGVGLLVDVDPWRIERRLALKQVDVAAKDLDDALNLANEAMASKEARSIALCGNAAEVHWQLLERGVIPDVVTDQTSAHDVLFGYIPVGLDIEQANQLRKSNQTAYEQRAMDSMAKHVEAMLEFQRRGSIVFDYGNNLRQRAKDNGVANAFDYPGFVPAYIRPLFCEGKGPFRWVALSGDKEDIYKTDEAIMNLFPEDDHLARWLTMAQEQVEFQGLPARICWLGYGARAKAGLKLNEMVASGELKAPIVIGRDHLDCGSVASPNRETESMKDGSDAIADWVYLNAMINVAGGATWVSLHHGGGVGIGYSLHAGQVIVADGTPEAAKRIERVLTTDPGMGVIRHADAGYEEAREFADKNNIRIPMG; encoded by the coding sequence ATGAAACGAGCGATACATGCACCAACGGATACCGATCTTAGCTGTAAAAACTGGCTCATTGAGGCAGCTTACCGGATGATACAGAACAATCTCGATCCGGACGTGGCATTTGATCCCGACAATCTAATTGTCTATGGCGGACGAGGCAAAGCGGCTAGAAATTGGGAATCGTACGATGCGATCCTGCGTTGTTTACGTGAGTTGAACGAAGACGAAACGCTGATGGTGCAGTCCGGAAAACCGGTTGGCGTATTCAGATCCCACACTGACGCACCCCGTGTATTGATCGCCAATACCAACATAGTCCCGCATTGGGCGACACAGGAGCAGTTTGACCAATATGAACGCGACGGCCTTATGATGTACGGTCAGATGACGGCTGGGAGTTGGATATATATTGGCACTCAGGGCATCTTGCAGGGCACGTATGAGACATTTGGTTCGCTTGCCCGTCAGCACGGTTGGGGCACGCTCGCTGGCAAACTAGTCCTAACGGCGGGCTTGGGTGAAATGGGCGGAGCGCAGGCCCAGGCGATCACATTCAACGGCGGCGTCGGTCTACTCGTTGATGTCGATCCGTGGCGAATTGAACGGCGCTTGGCACTCAAACAAGTCGATGTCGCGGCAAAAGATCTGGATGACGCCCTCAACCTTGCGAACGAAGCGATGGCCTCAAAAGAAGCAAGATCGATCGCACTCTGCGGTAATGCGGCCGAGGTCCATTGGCAATTGCTAGAACGCGGCGTTATTCCCGATGTTGTTACCGATCAAACATCGGCTCACGACGTCCTATTTGGTTATATTCCCGTCGGCTTGGACATCGAGCAGGCGAATCAGCTAAGAAAGTCTAATCAAACCGCTTACGAACAACGCGCTATGGACTCGATGGCAAAGCACGTCGAAGCGATGCTCGAATTCCAGCGTCGCGGTTCGATCGTTTTTGACTACGGGAACAACCTGCGTCAGAGAGCAAAAGACAACGGCGTCGCAAATGCGTTCGATTATCCGGGCTTCGTGCCGGCATATATTCGCCCGCTCTTTTGCGAAGGCAAAGGGCCATTTCGTTGGGTCGCTCTCTCGGGCGATAAAGAGGACATCTACAAAACGGATGAAGCGATCATGAATCTCTTTCCCGAGGACGATCACTTGGCTCGGTGGCTTACAATGGCACAGGAACAAGTTGAATTCCAGGGACTTCCGGCCCGCATTTGTTGGCTCGGCTACGGAGCCCGTGCAAAAGCCGGGCTTAAACTGAACGAAATGGTCGCCTCAGGCGAATTGAAAGCCCCGATCGTAATTGGCCGCGACCATCTTGATTGCGGCAGCGTCGCTTCGCCTAACCGCGAGACCGAATCGATGAAGGATGGCTCGGATGCGATCGCCGATTGGGTGTATTTGAACGCTATGATCAACGTTGCCGGCGGGGCTACTTGGGTCTCTCTCCACCATGGAGGAGGAGTAGGTATCGGCTATTCGCTTCACGCCGGCCAGGTCATAGTCGCCGACGGCACCCCCGAAGCCGCCAAGCGCATCGAACGCGTCCTAACGACCGACCCCGGTATGGGCGTCATACGTCATGCCGACGCAGGTTATGAGGAAGCCCGTGAATTTGCCGATAAAAACAATATTCGAATTCCGATGGGTTAG
- a CDS encoding M24 family metallopeptidase has product MWPVNGKYTKGQRALTDFVLAYRDALFKYIRPGVTSDFVLDSAAKDMTQYLTGASFENAAHLKAVTEGLKFRGHFQHPVGMAVHDVGQVRGIKLEPGMVFTIDPMIWIHEERLYVRIEDVVVVTADGAENLSAFVPSKIEDIERTMTEKGLIQFRPATSLPLKK; this is encoded by the coding sequence ATGTGGCCGGTCAATGGCAAATACACTAAGGGACAACGTGCTCTGACCGATTTCGTTTTAGCTTACCGTGATGCACTTTTTAAGTACATCCGGCCGGGCGTTACATCGGACTTCGTCCTTGATTCTGCGGCAAAGGATATGACCCAATATTTGACCGGTGCGTCGTTCGAAAATGCCGCACATCTCAAAGCGGTAACCGAGGGCCTTAAATTCCGAGGCCACTTTCAGCATCCAGTCGGTATGGCTGTTCATGACGTTGGTCAGGTTCGCGGCATCAAACTCGAACCTGGAATGGTTTTTACGATCGACCCAATGATCTGGATCCACGAAGAAAGACTTTACGTCCGGATCGAAGACGTAGTCGTCGTGACGGCTGACGGAGCCGAAAATCTGAGCGCTTTTGTGCCGTCAAAGATCGAAGATATAGAACGGACAATGACTGAAAAGGGCTTGATCCAATTTCGTCCGGCAACGTCGCTGCCACTGAAAAAATAG